A window of the Fusarium poae strain DAOMC 252244 chromosome 3, whole genome shotgun sequence genome harbors these coding sequences:
- a CDS encoding hypothetical protein (BUSCO:27352at5125): MPSRSDITYFGAGPALLPTDVLETSAQALVNFQDTGLGIAEHSHRSELATNIINEAKADLASYIDIPEDYEVLFMQGGGTGEFSATMYNLVGAWVTKKKAQIVANLKAPEDDPRVEQELRNAVEKELKTDYIVTGGWSQKASEEAKRLLGPEHVNIVADARQINDGKYGKIPEESAWNLSKDAALVYYCDNETVDGVEFPAFPQSLAPGPDGEGPIVVADMSSNILSRRIPVQNFSVIFFGAQKNLGSTGITVVIIKKSLLPPKTPQPSASLLRKLGLPIPPIIFSYETIAKNNSLYNTLSIFDVYIAGQVLKKSIKTYNKVEGQEAVSAKKAELIYSALEAHPDIYRIVPDKSARSRMNICFRVTKNGDIDATEKAFLKEATAQGLTGLKGHRSVGGIRASSYNSIPLEGAEKLAKFIETFATS; encoded by the exons ATGCCTTCCAGATCTGATATCACGTACTTCGGCGCTGGCCCAGCTCTGCTGCCCACAGACGTTCTCGAGACGTCGGCCCAGGCTCTCGTCAATTTCCAGGACACCGGATTGGGAATTGCTGAGCACTCTCATCGCTCAGAGTTGGCTACCAACATTATCAACGAGGCCAAGGCTGATCTCGCTTCCTACATTGACATTCCTGAGGACTATGAGGTTCTTTTCATGCAGGGTGGTGGTACTGGAGAGTTCTCCGCTACCATGTACAACCTTGTTGGCGCATGGgtgaccaagaagaaggctcaGATCGTCGCCAACCTCAAGGCTCCCGAGGACGACCCTCGTGTTGAGCAGGAACTCAGAAACGCCGTCGAGAAGGAGCTCAAGACTGACTACATTGTCACTGGTGGCTGGTCGCAAAAGGCTTCTGAGGAGGCCAAGCGACTGCTTGGTCCTGAGCATGTCAACATTGTTGCTGATGCCCGTCAAATCAATGACGGCAAGTACGGCAAGATCCCCGAGGAGAGCGCCTGGAACCTCTCCAAAGACGCTGCTCTCGTCTACTACTGTGATAACGAGACTGTCGATGGTGTTGAATTCCCTGCTTTCCCCCAGTCTCTGGCCCCTGGCCCTGATGGCGAAGGTCCTATTGTTGTGGCCGACATGTCTTCTAACATTCTCTCAAGGAGAATTCCTGTGCAAAACTTCTCTGTCATCTTCTTCGGTGCACAGAAGAACCTTGGCTCTACCGGTATCACTGTTGTGATTATCAAGAAGAGCCTTCTCCCTCCCAAGACTCCTCAACCTTCTGCTTCTCTGCTCCGAAAGCTTGGCCTCCCTATACCCCCTATCATCTTCTCTTACGAGACCATCGCCAAGAACAACAGTCTTTACAACACCCTCAGCATCTTCGA CGTCTACATCGCCGGCCAGGTCCTCAAGAAGTCTATCAAGACCTACAACAAGGTCGAGGGACAAGAGGCTGTATCTGCCAAGAAGGCCGAGCTCATCTATAGTGCTCTCGAGGCTCACCCTGACATCTACAGAATTGTCCCTGACAAGTCTGCCCGTTCAAGGATGAACATCTGCTTCCGCGTTACCAAGAACGGCGATATTGACGCTACTGAAAAGGCCTTCCTGAAGGAAGCTACTGCCCAAGGCCTCACCGGTCTCAAGGGCCACCGCAGCGTCGGTGGCATCCGCGCCAGCAGCTACAACTCCATTCCTCTGGAGGGAGCTGAGAAGCTCGCCAAGTTTATTGAGACATTCGCTACCTCTTAA